In Vanessa cardui chromosome 6, ilVanCard2.1, whole genome shotgun sequence, the following proteins share a genomic window:
- the LOC124530623 gene encoding cuticle protein 8-like: protein MSLKVVIFAASLMAVSAQHHGQSHGHATSSQSIIRHDVSHDQGYHHVQPIAVHSAPVYHHQPAYIQHAAPIVHAAPVVHHAAPIVHHQTPVYHNQHNDGHEHQDYYSHPKYEFQYNVEDHHTGDIKSQHEARDGDHVTGSYSLHQPDGSVRSVHYNADKHNGFNAQVAYSAPSTHAQPIHHAPEHIVSHH from the exons ATGAGTTTAAaa GTTGTCATTTTTGCCGCCTCGCTGATGGCAGTGAGCGCGCAGCACCACGGTCAAAGCCACGGTCACGCGACATCTTCTCAGTCCATCATCCGACACGACGTCTCTCACGACCAAGGCTACCACCACGTGCAACCGATTGCCGTCCACAGTGCTCCCGTGTACCACCACCAACCCGCCTACATCCAACACGCCGCTCCTATCGTCCACGCTGCTCCAGTAGTACACCACGCTGCTCCCATTGTGCACCACCAAACTCCAGTCTACCACAACCAACACAATGATGGTCATGAACACCAGGATTACTAC TCTCATCCCAAATACGAGTTCCAATACAACGTAGAAGACCACCACACCGGTGACATCAAGTCTCAGCACGAAGCTCGTGACGGTGACCACGTGACCGGCTCCTACAGTCTGCACCAGCCCGACGGTTCCGTACGCTCCGTCCACTACAACGCTGACAAGCATAACGG ATTTAACGCACAAGTCGCTTACTCTGCCCCATCAACTCACGCCCAGCCGATTCACCACGCCCCCGAACACATCGTATCTCATCATTAA
- the LOC124530441 gene encoding cuticle protein 19-like translates to MSIIYTRVIRFKLITNITIFLQVLFFTASLMAASAQHHGQSHGHATSSQSIIRHDISHNQHGYNHAQPIAVHAAPVVYHQPAVSVHHAAPIVHSAPVVHHASPIAYHQDPVYHSQHHDAHEHQDYYSHPKYEFQYNVEDHHTGDIKSQHEARDGDHVTGSYSLHQPDGSVRTVHYNADKHSGFNAQVENSAPSTHAQPAHAQHHAPQYVLSHH, encoded by the exons ATGTCCATAATATACACACGTG TAATTCGCTTTAAATTAATCACtaatataactattttcttGCAGGTACTTTTCTTCACAGCTTCGCTGATGGCAGCGAGCGCACAGCACCATGGACAAAGTCACGGTCACGCCACTTCTTCTCAATCAATCATCCGCCACGACATCTCACACAACCAACACGGCTACAACCACGCCCAACCCATCGCCGTCCACGCTGCTCCAGTCGTCTACCATCAACCCGCTGTCTCCGTTCACCACGCTGCCCCCATTGTCCACTCTGCTCCCGTAGTTCACCACGCATCTCCTATCGCATACCACCAAGATCCCGTCTACCACAGCCAACACCACGACGCTCATGAGCACCAGGACTACTAC TCGCACCCTAAATACGAGTTCCAGTACAACGTAGAAGACCACCACACCGGTGACATCAAGTCTCAGCACGAAGCTCGTGACGGTGACCACGTAACCGGCTCCTACAGTCTGCACCAGCCCGACGGTTCCGTACGCACCGTCCACTACAACGCTGATAAACATAGCGG ATTCAACGCTCAAGTTGAGAACTCCGCCCCATCAACACATGCCCAACCAGCTCACGCTCAGCATCACGCGCCACAATACGTTCTGTCTCACCATTAA